A genomic window from Candidatus Binatia bacterium includes:
- the def gene encoding peptide deformylase, producing MAILPVLTIGNPLLRVVARDVEPDEIGSAALQALIEDMIDTMHHEQGIGLAAPQIGASIQVAVIEIDADSDRYPGQEPFGLRVFLNPKITILDGEEQGFWEGCLSVPNLRGFVERPRRIRVSYLDLDGAVHAIEAEGFLATVFQHELDHLQGVLYVDRMRDLTKLATLEDYAQFWREDAGEQHLPD from the coding sequence ATGGCCATACTCCCCGTCCTGACGATCGGAAATCCGCTTCTTCGCGTGGTCGCGCGCGATGTCGAGCCTGACGAAATCGGCTCGGCCGCGCTGCAGGCGTTGATCGAAGACATGATCGACACGATGCACCATGAGCAGGGAATCGGACTCGCTGCGCCGCAGATCGGCGCATCGATCCAGGTCGCGGTCATCGAAATCGATGCCGATTCGGACCGCTATCCGGGACAGGAACCTTTCGGCCTGCGGGTTTTTCTCAATCCGAAGATCACGATCCTCGACGGCGAAGAGCAGGGATTCTGGGAAGGATGCCTGTCCGTGCCGAACCTGCGCGGGTTCGTCGAGAGGCCGCGTCGCATCCGCGTGTCCTACCTCGACCTCGACGGCGCGGTGCACGCGATCGAAGCGGAAGGATTCCTCGCGACGGTATTCCAGCACGAGCTCGACCACCTGCAGGGCGTGCTCTACGTCGACCGGATGCGCGACCTGACGAAGCTGGCAACGCTCGAGGACTATGCGCAGTTCTGGCGCGAGGATGCGGGGGAGCAGCACCTGCCCGACTGA
- a CDS encoding amidohydrolase family protein, which translates to MSMPAGIGVIDLMLELPTDDRGTWYDFMKPLLMDQESRELFKMPAEYMFKAIPTVRDSEDYMGIALDEMDKYGIEKAMISVRFGNPLGARALKEHPSRFIPSFAVNPNLGMEGVRELRRAVEQFGVKAATAFPAGCAPQVPINDKKFFPIYAACVDLDIPIFVCAGVPGPRVPMMCQDVALIDEVCWFFPELRFVTRHGCEPWTDLMVKLMLKYPNLYYSTSAFAPKHYPKNIVDFANTRGADKILYAGYFPMGLSLERIFGDMPSVPFRDHVWPKFLRENAMRVLKL; encoded by the coding sequence ATGTCCATGCCTGCCGGAATCGGCGTCATCGACCTCATGCTCGAGCTGCCCACCGACGATCGTGGCACCTGGTACGATTTCATGAAGCCGCTGCTGATGGATCAGGAGAGCCGCGAGCTGTTCAAGATGCCGGCCGAGTACATGTTCAAGGCCATTCCCACCGTGCGCGACTCGGAGGACTACATGGGTATCGCGCTCGACGAGATGGACAAGTACGGGATCGAAAAGGCGATGATCAGCGTGCGCTTCGGCAACCCTCTCGGGGCACGTGCGCTGAAGGAGCATCCGTCGCGATTCATCCCCAGCTTCGCCGTCAACCCGAACCTCGGCATGGAAGGGGTGCGCGAGCTGCGACGCGCGGTGGAGCAGTTCGGGGTGAAGGCCGCCACGGCGTTCCCGGCCGGCTGCGCTCCCCAGGTGCCGATCAACGACAAGAAGTTCTTCCCGATCTATGCCGCCTGCGTCGACCTCGACATCCCGATTTTCGTCTGTGCGGGAGTGCCCGGGCCGCGCGTGCCGATGATGTGCCAGGACGTCGCGCTGATCGACGAGGTTTGCTGGTTTTTCCCCGAGCTGCGCTTCGTGACGCGCCACGGCTGCGAGCCGTGGACGGACCTGATGGTCAAGCTGATGCTCAAGTATCCGAACCTCTACTACTCGACGAGCGCCTTCGCGCCCAAGCACTACCCGAAGAACATCGTCGATTTCGCCAACACGCGCGGCGCCGACAAGATCCTGTATGCCGGCTATTTCCCGATGGGGCTGAGCCTGGAGCGGATTTTCGGCGACATGCCGTCGGTTCCGTTCCGCGACCACGTATGGCCGAAGTTCCTGCGCGAGAACGCGATGCGCGTGCTCAAGCTCTGA
- a CDS encoding thioredoxin family protein, giving the protein MLSDQETIRPGQPFTVGIALRPAAGWHTYWQNPGDSGLPTRVEWKLPDGFRAGELQWPHPVRLGNPPFVTFGYEGDSLLLTDIQTPDSAKVGEDIQIVATAKWLACREDACVPGKADLPLKIRVEDAPAVRDSRVCDLFDAARQGVPRSLDGWSAKFSGNADTMRFEISGPKDSRPSTNRLDLFPLEGRIVDASAQARTTTTDDGFVVEVARDKHATGLPDHLGLVVVADGGWDFGGNVHALRVDARNVAAAAPGSAAAAAPAAAPVPAAVPAPGAAPAPTPATEARGGEAASPAPARVAQTGVGDITLWAAISLAFLGGLVLNLMPCVFPVLSLKILGFVHVAHSEPAAVRRHGYAFCAGVVVSFWVLAALLLSLRAAGDALGWGFQLQEPRFVALMIALLFMLALNLLGVFEFGGSLSAVAGRMDSGSGYVGAFASGALATVLATPCTAPFMGSALGYALVQPAPAAVAVFTSLGVGMASPYLLLSCVPRLLARLPRPGPWMERLRQAMAFPLLATVAWLIWVFGRETGNDGVLLLLLSLLLLAMAAWMIGGEADGPHPVARFCAGLSVAGSVVLTLAAASAPTPATGSTAVSEGAVVWQPWDPGGIARHRSEGRAVFVDFTADWCLSCKVNERVALTGDDFAGQLRAAGAVAMKADWTRSDPRITEALASFGRSGVPLYVVYPRDPARDPIVLPQVLTPSVVHDALAKALS; this is encoded by the coding sequence TTGCTGAGCGACCAGGAGACGATCCGTCCGGGGCAGCCCTTCACCGTCGGGATCGCACTCAGGCCGGCGGCCGGCTGGCACACGTACTGGCAGAACCCCGGCGACAGCGGGCTCCCGACCCGCGTCGAGTGGAAGCTGCCCGACGGTTTTCGTGCGGGTGAATTGCAGTGGCCCCATCCGGTTCGACTGGGCAATCCGCCGTTCGTGACCTTCGGATACGAAGGCGACTCGCTGCTCTTGACCGACATCCAGACGCCGGACTCGGCCAAAGTCGGCGAAGACATCCAGATCGTCGCAACTGCAAAATGGCTCGCATGTCGTGAAGACGCGTGCGTGCCGGGGAAAGCAGACCTTCCGCTGAAAATCCGCGTCGAAGACGCCCCGGCCGTCCGCGACTCGCGTGTCTGCGATCTTTTCGATGCCGCGCGACAAGGGGTCCCCCGCTCTCTCGACGGCTGGTCCGCAAAGTTCTCCGGCAACGCCGATACGATGCGATTCGAGATCAGCGGCCCGAAAGATTCGCGCCCGTCGACCAATCGCCTCGACCTCTTCCCGCTCGAAGGACGCATCGTCGATGCGTCGGCGCAGGCACGCACGACGACGACCGATGACGGCTTCGTCGTCGAAGTTGCGCGCGACAAGCATGCGACCGGTCTCCCCGATCACCTCGGCCTCGTCGTCGTCGCCGACGGCGGCTGGGATTTCGGCGGCAACGTGCACGCGCTGCGCGTCGATGCGCGCAACGTCGCAGCTGCGGCGCCCGGGAGTGCGGCTGCGGCCGCGCCTGCCGCAGCGCCTGTGCCTGCCGCCGTGCCTGCACCCGGCGCGGCGCCTGCACCCACCCCTGCCACCGAGGCGCGCGGCGGCGAAGCTGCGTCGCCCGCGCCGGCGCGCGTCGCGCAGACCGGCGTCGGCGACATTACGCTGTGGGCCGCCATTTCCCTGGCCTTCCTCGGCGGACTGGTCCTCAACCTGATGCCCTGCGTGTTCCCCGTGCTGTCGCTGAAGATCCTCGGTTTCGTGCACGTCGCACACAGCGAGCCGGCCGCGGTGCGGCGTCACGGCTACGCGTTCTGCGCCGGAGTCGTCGTGTCGTTCTGGGTTCTCGCGGCGCTGCTGCTTTCGCTTCGCGCGGCGGGCGATGCGCTCGGCTGGGGCTTCCAGCTCCAGGAGCCGAGGTTCGTCGCGCTGATGATCGCGCTCTTGTTCATGCTCGCGCTCAATCTTCTCGGCGTCTTCGAGTTCGGCGGGTCGCTGTCGGCGGTTGCCGGACGGATGGATTCCGGATCCGGTTACGTCGGTGCCTTCGCCAGTGGAGCACTGGCGACCGTGCTCGCGACGCCCTGCACTGCACCGTTCATGGGATCGGCGCTCGGATACGCGCTCGTGCAGCCGGCGCCGGCCGCAGTGGCCGTGTTCACGTCGCTCGGCGTCGGCATGGCGTCGCCGTATCTCCTGCTTTCGTGCGTTCCGCGCCTGCTCGCGCGACTTCCGCGGCCGGGCCCGTGGATGGAACGATTGCGCCAGGCGATGGCGTTCCCGCTGCTGGCCACGGTTGCGTGGCTGATCTGGGTGTTCGGCCGCGAAACCGGAAACGATGGCGTGCTGCTGCTTCTGCTGTCGTTGCTCCTTCTCGCGATGGCCGCGTGGATGATTGGGGGCGAAGCGGACGGCCCACATCCTGTTGCAAGGTTCTGTGCTGGGCTGAGCGTCGCCGGATCGGTCGTGCTGACGCTTGCTGCAGCGTCCGCGCCGACGCCCGCAACCGGCTCGACCGCCGTCTCCGAAGGCGCCGTCGTCTGGCAGCCGTGGGATCCCGGTGGCATCGCGCGCCACCGCAGCGAAGGACGCGCGGTATTCGTCGATTTCACAGCCGACTGGTGCCTGTCGTGCAAGGTCAACGAGCGCGTGGCCCTGACCGGCGACGATTTCGCGGGCCAGCTTCGCGCGGCCGGAGCGGTCGCGATGAAAGCGGACTGGACCCGCTCCGATCCGCGCATCACCGAGGCGCTCGCGAGCTTCGGGCGAAGCGGCGTTCCGCTCTACGTCGTCTATCCGCGCGACCCCGCGCGCGATCCCATCGTGCTGCCGCAGGTGCTGACGCCGTCGGTGGTCCACGACGCGCTCGCCAAGGCACTTTCCTGA
- the fdhD gene encoding formate dehydrogenase accessory sulfurtransferase FdhD, with the protein MKAGMIDPAIPQPEGDDVSTRSALRRAIAPGRSLSSSDVVAREEPLEIQLGPASLAVVMRTPGHDEELVRGFAITERIVASASQILSVRHCSTARSAEAEDNVVRILVAAEVEVDLAALRRNLYASSSCGICGKATIENALATAPPLADDAFALDAATIRAFPAKLASMQEGFRATGGLHAAGLFDRSGNLLVVREDIGRHNAVDKVVGWAAAHGLLPLSRHALMVSGRISFEIVQKALAARVPVVAAVSAPSSLAIELAEASGIALVGFLRGQTMNVYANQARVLA; encoded by the coding sequence ATGAAGGCAGGAATGATCGATCCCGCGATCCCTCAACCGGAGGGCGACGACGTTTCCACGCGCAGCGCGCTGCGGCGCGCGATCGCACCGGGGCGGTCCCTGTCGTCGAGCGACGTCGTCGCGCGCGAGGAGCCGCTGGAGATCCAGCTCGGCCCTGCCTCCCTTGCCGTCGTCATGAGGACGCCCGGCCACGACGAAGAGCTGGTGCGCGGCTTTGCGATCACCGAACGAATCGTCGCCTCCGCTTCGCAGATCCTGTCGGTCCGCCACTGCTCGACCGCCCGGTCGGCCGAGGCCGAAGACAACGTGGTGCGCATCCTGGTCGCAGCGGAAGTCGAGGTCGACCTGGCTGCGCTGCGTCGCAACCTGTACGCGAGCAGCAGCTGCGGGATCTGCGGCAAGGCGACGATCGAGAACGCGCTCGCCACCGCGCCGCCCCTCGCCGATGACGCTTTCGCCCTCGATGCGGCGACGATCCGCGCGTTTCCCGCAAAGCTCGCATCGATGCAGGAGGGTTTTCGTGCGACCGGCGGGCTACACGCCGCCGGCCTTTTCGACCGCAGCGGCAACCTGCTGGTGGTGCGCGAGGACATCGGCCGCCACAACGCCGTCGACAAGGTCGTCGGCTGGGCGGCCGCGCACGGTCTTCTTCCGTTGTCGCGCCACGCGCTGATGGTGTCGGGCCGCATTTCCTTCGAGATCGTGCAGAAGGCGCTGGCCGCGCGCGTCCCTGTCGTTGCCGCGGTTTCGGCTCCGTCGTCGCTGGCAATCGAACTGGCCGAGGCTTCCGGCATTGCGCTCGTCGGGTTCCTGCGCGGCCAGACGATGAACGTCTACGCGAACCAGGCGCGAGTGCTGGCATGA
- a CDS encoding class I SAM-dependent methyltransferase: MTTESESGGANAEQIAFWNDVGGPRWVREQALLDEQLDPVGRQAIDASGVRAGEMVIDVGCGCGSTSLELARRVGPRGKVTGVDISRPMLHLARERAARESLAQTEFVAADAQSHRFRPGYDLVFSRFGVMFFDDPVAAFTNLHGTLKPSGRMAFLCWQALHRNPWMALPMMAAMKHVTFDAPASPDAPGPFALADAARVQSILERAGFRDIATGGLDAELSIGGRLELDETVRFVLELGPLARALAQQSADVRAAVAREVRLSLEPFQGPDGVKMAGAMWIVTAGA, translated from the coding sequence ATGACGACCGAGTCGGAGTCCGGCGGCGCCAACGCTGAACAGATCGCGTTCTGGAACGATGTCGGCGGACCGCGCTGGGTACGCGAGCAGGCGCTTCTCGACGAGCAGCTCGATCCGGTGGGACGCCAGGCCATCGACGCGTCCGGTGTGCGCGCGGGCGAAATGGTCATCGACGTCGGCTGCGGCTGCGGCTCGACGAGTCTCGAGCTCGCCCGCCGCGTCGGACCCCGCGGAAAAGTCACCGGCGTCGACATCTCCAGGCCGATGCTCCATCTGGCACGCGAGCGCGCCGCGCGCGAATCGCTCGCGCAGACGGAATTCGTCGCGGCCGACGCCCAGAGCCACCGCTTCCGGCCCGGGTACGACCTCGTGTTCTCGCGATTCGGCGTGATGTTCTTTGACGATCCGGTCGCCGCGTTCACGAACCTGCACGGAACGCTCAAGCCGTCGGGGCGCATGGCGTTCCTGTGCTGGCAGGCCCTGCACCGCAATCCGTGGATGGCGCTGCCGATGATGGCGGCGATGAAGCACGTCACGTTCGACGCGCCGGCCTCGCCCGACGCGCCGGGTCCTTTCGCGCTGGCCGATGCTGCGCGGGTGCAGTCGATCCTGGAGCGCGCCGGATTCCGCGACATCGCCACTGGCGGCCTCGACGCCGAACTTTCGATCGGCGGGCGTCTCGAGCTCGACGAAACGGTGCGCTTCGTGCTCGAGCTGGGGCCTCTCGCAAGGGCACTGGCCCAGCAGTCGGCCGACGTGCGCGCTGCGGTGGCACGCGAGGTGCGGCTTTCGCTCGAACCGTTCCAGGGCCCCGACGGCGTGAAGATGGCCGGCGCGATGTGGATCGTGACGGCCGGGGCCTGA
- the thyX gene encoding FAD-dependent thymidylate synthase: MSEDGGRIGRPVVEELDAILGVPLKVLDDGFVRVVDYMGSDESIVQAARVSYGRGTRKLLEDRGLVRYLMRHWHTTPFEMCEIKMHVRVPMDCWRQWIRHRTSSVNEYSTRYSIAIDAAQRTRDDQWRAQSSDNRQGSTGSLDSVQGTMLSAREAELQDFARQVYQERLDLGVAREQARKDLPLSTYTEAYWKVDLHNLLHFLRLRMDAHAQQEIRDYAAVIGEQVVAKWCPVAWEAFKDYQFHSVALTRLEQMVIRAASSGDRSAALEQAKKFGWLERGEKGLKANRERAECEAKLTDLGLAIPWRD; this comes from the coding sequence ATGAGCGAGGACGGCGGTCGCATCGGGCGCCCGGTCGTAGAGGAGCTGGACGCGATTCTCGGGGTTCCCCTGAAGGTGCTCGACGACGGGTTCGTGCGCGTCGTCGATTACATGGGAAGCGACGAGTCGATCGTGCAGGCAGCGCGAGTCTCCTACGGGCGCGGCACCCGCAAGCTGCTCGAGGATCGAGGGCTGGTGCGCTATCTGATGCGGCACTGGCACACGACGCCGTTCGAGATGTGCGAGATCAAGATGCACGTGCGCGTGCCGATGGACTGCTGGCGCCAGTGGATCCGGCACAGGACTTCGTCGGTCAACGAGTACAGCACGCGCTACTCGATCGCGATCGACGCTGCGCAGCGCACGCGCGACGACCAGTGGCGCGCCCAGTCGTCCGACAATCGCCAGGGCAGTACCGGCAGCCTCGATTCCGTCCAGGGAACCATGCTGAGCGCGCGCGAGGCCGAGCTGCAGGATTTTGCGCGCCAGGTCTACCAGGAGCGCCTCGACCTCGGGGTAGCGCGCGAGCAGGCGCGCAAGGACCTGCCTCTTTCCACGTACACCGAGGCGTACTGGAAAGTGGACCTGCACAACCTGCTGCACTTCCTTCGCCTTCGCATGGACGCGCACGCACAGCAGGAGATCCGCGACTACGCCGCCGTGATCGGCGAGCAGGTCGTCGCCAAATGGTGCCCCGTCGCGTGGGAAGCGTTCAAGGACTACCAGTTCCACTCGGTGGCGCTGACGCGGCTGGAACAGATGGTGATTCGCGCGGCCTCGTCCGGCGATCGCAGCGCGGCACTCGAGCAGGCGAAAAAGTTCGGATGGCTCGAGCGCGGCGAAAAAGGCCTCAAGGCGAACCGCGAGCGGGCCGAGTGCGAAGCCAAGCTCACCGATCTCGGTCTCGCAATTCCCTGGAGAGATTGA
- a CDS encoding phospholipase — MVEIPDDYQEALAAVGVATLTVLGAMETAARYLHPPEIGQLRKALAPHHAELEKTLDAYRAATPPAPMAAFHARFADGAELARRSLEMFLAASGGGESILKVIASLRTFCRALEHLYALHRFPPLSRYFVEAPLHDRLAELERTPPEGVTVGLHHSGGERGADVRGGFCLYVPESYDGASPRPLVVALHGGSGSGRDFLWTWLREARGRRFLLAAPTAAGPTWSLMGPDLDSRNLRDMVAYIAGRWNVDRSHILLTGLSDGATYTLLEGLSEDAPYTHLAPVSGVLHPANLVGGNLARAAASRIWLVHGRLDWMFPVETAEMAADELTRAGADITLRIIEDLSHTYPREENDRILTWFDPRLALPSQAGARESLGSERA, encoded by the coding sequence ATGGTCGAGATCCCCGACGACTACCAGGAAGCCCTTGCCGCCGTCGGTGTCGCGACGCTCACGGTTCTTGGCGCGATGGAGACAGCGGCGCGCTATCTTCATCCGCCGGAAATCGGCCAGCTCCGCAAGGCGCTGGCGCCGCATCACGCCGAGCTCGAAAAGACACTGGACGCGTATCGCGCTGCTACGCCGCCGGCACCGATGGCAGCGTTTCACGCGCGCTTTGCCGACGGTGCCGAGCTGGCGCGCCGCTCCCTCGAGATGTTCCTGGCCGCCAGCGGCGGCGGGGAATCGATCCTCAAGGTGATCGCGAGCCTGAGGACGTTCTGCCGTGCGCTCGAGCACCTCTACGCGCTGCACCGCTTTCCGCCATTGTCGCGCTATTTCGTCGAGGCGCCGCTGCACGACCGGCTCGCCGAGCTCGAACGCACGCCGCCCGAAGGCGTCACCGTCGGCCTCCATCACAGCGGCGGAGAGCGCGGTGCCGACGTTCGCGGGGGCTTCTGCCTCTACGTTCCGGAGAGCTACGACGGCGCCTCGCCTCGGCCCCTCGTCGTCGCATTGCACGGCGGCTCGGGCTCCGGCCGCGATTTCCTGTGGACCTGGCTGCGCGAAGCGCGAGGACGCCGTTTTCTTCTCGCCGCGCCGACGGCGGCGGGTCCGACGTGGTCGCTGATGGGCCCCGACCTCGATTCCCGCAACCTGCGCGACATGGTCGCCTACATCGCGGGCCGCTGGAACGTCGATCGCTCGCACATCCTGCTGACGGGTCTTTCCGACGGCGCAACGTACACGCTCCTCGAAGGTCTCTCCGAGGATGCGCCGTACACGCACCTTGCGCCGGTGTCGGGAGTGCTGCACCCGGCCAACCTCGTCGGGGGAAACCTCGCGCGTGCGGCGGCCAGCCGCATCTGGCTCGTGCACGGGCGCCTCGACTGGATGTTCCCGGTAGAGACCGCCGAGATGGCGGCCGACGAGCTGACCCGCGCCGGCGCCGACATCACGCTGAGGATCATCGAGGATCTCTCCCACACGTATCCGCGCGAAGAGAACGACCGCATCCTTACGTGGTTCGATCCGCGCCTGGCGCTGCCGTCGCAGGCCGGCGCGCGCGAAAGCCTCGGGAGCGAGCGCGCTTGA
- a CDS encoding MAPEG family protein, protein MTVDLWMLVYTSLLCLLIPSVSVVGLNGVPGGMQWGFGNRDTPLAVPEWVARTRRAHANLVENLAPFAVLVLVAHVSGKANATTALGAQIFFVARVAHAGIYIVGIPYLRTLAFAASIVGEVMILGRIFG, encoded by the coding sequence ATGACCGTCGACCTGTGGATGCTCGTCTACACTTCCCTGCTCTGCCTGCTGATTCCCAGCGTCAGCGTCGTCGGGCTGAACGGGGTTCCCGGCGGCATGCAGTGGGGATTCGGCAACCGCGATACGCCCCTGGCGGTGCCGGAGTGGGTTGCCCGCACGCGCCGCGCCCATGCGAATCTCGTCGAAAACCTCGCGCCGTTCGCCGTGCTCGTGCTCGTTGCGCACGTTTCGGGCAAGGCCAACGCGACCACTGCGCTCGGAGCGCAGATCTTCTTCGTCGCCCGCGTAGCGCACGCGGGGATCTACATCGTCGGCATCCCGTATCTGCGCACCCTGGCGTTTGCCGCCTCGATCGTCGGAGAGGTGATGATTCTCGGGCGCATATTCGGCTGA
- a CDS encoding alpha/beta hydrolase, with amino-acid sequence MLASLQRRFLYFPIRRSIASPDDYGLEYEDVSLKTRDGVTLHAWWLPVSPPARATARTALFLHGNAGNVSFWLPVARPFHELGWNTLIVDYRGYGRSGGRPSEEGTYLDADSAWCWLKENRGVDPSRIVVVGRSLGGGVATWLALERPVGALVLESTFTSIADVVASVLRVPGIRSVVRLGYPSLARMGRIDVPLLVFHGRGDDLIPIAQGRALHAAAAGPKRFVELTGGHNDAYDLDSKTYAAALKEFAAGLDAPPRSR; translated from the coding sequence ATGTTGGCATCGCTGCAGAGAAGGTTCCTGTACTTTCCGATCCGCCGGTCCATCGCGAGCCCCGACGACTACGGCCTCGAGTACGAAGACGTCTCGCTGAAGACCCGCGACGGCGTCACGCTGCACGCGTGGTGGCTGCCGGTAAGTCCCCCGGCCCGTGCCACGGCGAGAACGGCGCTGTTCCTTCACGGCAACGCGGGCAACGTGTCGTTCTGGCTGCCGGTCGCCCGGCCTTTCCACGAGCTCGGATGGAACACGCTGATCGTCGACTATCGCGGTTACGGCCGAAGCGGCGGGCGTCCGAGCGAAGAAGGGACGTATCTCGACGCCGACAGCGCGTGGTGCTGGCTAAAGGAAAATCGCGGCGTCGATCCCTCCCGCATCGTCGTCGTCGGTCGCTCGCTCGGCGGAGGCGTCGCGACGTGGCTCGCGCTCGAGCGTCCGGTCGGCGCCCTGGTGCTCGAGTCTACGTTCACGTCGATTGCCGACGTCGTTGCTTCGGTGCTCCGGGTTCCCGGCATCCGCAGCGTCGTGCGGCTCGGCTATCCGAGCCTCGCCCGCATGGGCCGCATCGACGTTCCGCTGCTGGTTTTTCACGGTCGTGGCGACGACCTGATCCCGATCGCGCAGGGTCGCGCGCTGCACGCTGCAGCGGCGGGGCCGAAACGCTTCGTCGAGCTGACCGGCGGCCACAACGACGCCTACGATCTCGATTCGAAAACGTACGCTGCGGCGCTGAAAGAATTCGCAGCCGGACTGGACGCGCCGCCGCGGAGCCGATGA
- a CDS encoding LLM class F420-dependent oxidoreductase gives MKVSVVLPYWLDRPALEAVDIARSAAAAGFEELWIGEMMTFDAFALAAAIVRETEQLRVVVGPLAIAVRTAASLALGITSVSELGGRRADLALGASTPVVVRDWHGRSFDGAVERMRETVAALKPMLAGEKSSFDGRHVRTRGFRMTARAAHSTITVAAFGTKMLDLAATVADRVVVNLVTTTQVARVKQRIAAAAAAAGKPAPPLAVWLPAAIAPTPAAWEQLARQLVVYLAPKGYGEMFIDAGFGSIVEQARSGTHPRDLLRAMPRELVQAVGAIGSGDALRSRLAEYARAGADEAGIVPVTAHDDAGRTLLRDLAGANA, from the coding sequence GTGAAGGTGTCCGTCGTTCTTCCGTACTGGCTCGACCGTCCTGCGCTCGAGGCCGTCGACATTGCCCGCAGCGCGGCGGCTGCGGGCTTCGAAGAGCTGTGGATCGGCGAGATGATGACGTTCGATGCCTTCGCGCTCGCGGCGGCAATCGTCCGCGAGACTGAGCAGCTTCGCGTCGTCGTCGGTCCCCTGGCAATCGCAGTGAGGACTGCCGCGTCGCTGGCACTCGGAATCACGTCGGTGAGCGAGCTCGGCGGTCGCCGCGCCGACCTCGCGCTTGGCGCTTCCACCCCGGTCGTCGTCCGCGACTGGCACGGCCGCAGCTTCGATGGTGCAGTCGAGCGAATGCGCGAGACGGTCGCCGCGCTGAAGCCCATGCTCGCCGGCGAGAAATCCTCGTTCGACGGCAGGCACGTGCGCACGCGCGGGTTCCGCATGACGGCGCGCGCCGCACACTCGACGATCACCGTCGCCGCGTTCGGCACGAAGATGCTCGATCTTGCCGCCACTGTCGCCGACCGCGTCGTCGTCAACCTCGTGACGACCACCCAGGTGGCGCGCGTCAAGCAGCGGATCGCGGCTGCAGCCGCCGCGGCGGGAAAGCCCGCCCCGCCGCTGGCCGTCTGGCTGCCCGCCGCGATCGCTCCCACGCCGGCGGCGTGGGAGCAGCTCGCACGGCAGCTCGTCGTCTATCTTGCACCGAAAGGCTACGGCGAGATGTTCATCGATGCCGGGTTCGGAAGCATCGTCGAGCAGGCCCGCAGCGGCACCCATCCTCGCGATCTCCTGCGCGCGATGCCGCGCGAGCTCGTCCAGGCGGTCGGCGCGATCGGATCCGGCGATGCGCTGCGCAGCCGGCTTGCCGAGTACGCGCGGGCCGGCGCCGATGAGGCCGGGATCGTTCCGGTGACGGCGCACGACGATGCAGGCCGCACGCTACTTCGCGACCTCGCCGGCGCGAACGCCTGA